From one Streptomyces sp. R41 genomic stretch:
- a CDS encoding nuclear transport factor 2 family protein has translation MSANNDRYETAVARYFEAWNAGEQDALAKAVAAAWAADGSYTDPLADVRGHQQIAAVIAAAHEQFPGFAFRPLGPVDGHHDIARFGWELVNEADGSAPVAGFDVITLDGEGRIRSVHGFLDRVPA, from the coding sequence ATGTCCGCGAACAACGACCGTTACGAGACCGCTGTCGCCCGCTACTTCGAGGCCTGGAACGCGGGCGAGCAGGACGCGCTGGCGAAGGCGGTCGCCGCCGCCTGGGCCGCGGACGGCAGCTACACCGACCCGCTGGCCGACGTCCGCGGGCACCAGCAGATCGCGGCCGTGATCGCGGCGGCGCACGAGCAGTTCCCGGGGTTCGCGTTCCGGCCGCTGGGCCCGGTCGACGGCCACCACGACATCGCCCGCTTCGGCTGGGAGCTGGTCAATGAGGCGGACGGCTCGGCGCCCGTCGCCGGGTTCGACGTGATCACCCTGGACGGCGAGGGTCGCATCCGGAGCGTGCACGGGTTCCTGGACCGCGTTCCGGCCTAG
- the mgrA gene encoding L-glyceraldehyde 3-phosphate reductase → MYTAHPDRYADMPYRRTGRSGLKLPALSLGLWHNFGPDRPVETQRAILRRAFDLGVTHFDLANNYGPPPGAAESALGDALTADFAPYRDELVISTKAGYLMWPGPYGEWGSRKYLLSSLDQSLGRMGLDYVDIFYSHRPDPETPLEETMGALHSAVQQGKALYVGVSNYSPEQTREAARILGELGTPLLIHQPRYSMVDRRPEEGLLDALDELQVGSIAYSPLEQGLLTGRYLDGIPEGSRAASDSPFLSADTVTEDLVRQLRALDEIAKSRGQSLAQLALAWVLRGGRVTSALIGASSPRQLEDSVAAIGNLEFDPDELARIDAIIKP, encoded by the coding sequence TTGTACACCGCACACCCCGACCGTTACGCGGACATGCCCTACCGACGCACCGGACGCAGCGGTCTGAAGCTCCCCGCGCTGTCGCTCGGCCTGTGGCACAACTTCGGCCCCGACCGGCCGGTGGAGACCCAGCGCGCGATCCTGCGCCGCGCCTTCGACCTCGGCGTCACGCACTTCGACCTGGCGAACAACTACGGACCGCCGCCCGGAGCCGCCGAGTCGGCCCTCGGCGACGCCCTGACGGCGGACTTCGCGCCCTACCGCGACGAGCTGGTCATCTCCACCAAGGCGGGATACCTGATGTGGCCGGGCCCGTACGGCGAATGGGGCTCGCGCAAGTACCTGCTGTCCTCGCTCGACCAGAGCCTGGGCCGTATGGGCCTGGACTACGTGGACATCTTCTACTCGCACCGCCCCGACCCGGAGACTCCGCTGGAGGAGACGATGGGCGCTCTGCACTCGGCGGTCCAGCAGGGCAAGGCGCTGTACGTCGGCGTCTCCAATTACTCGCCGGAGCAGACCCGCGAAGCCGCCCGCATCCTGGGTGAGCTGGGCACCCCGCTGCTCATCCACCAGCCGCGCTACTCGATGGTCGACCGCCGCCCCGAGGAAGGGCTCCTGGACGCGCTGGACGAGCTGCAGGTGGGCTCCATCGCCTACTCGCCGCTGGAGCAGGGCCTGTTGACCGGCCGCTACCTCGACGGCATCCCGGAGGGTTCGCGCGCCGCGAGCGACAGCCCCTTCCTCAGCGCCGACACGGTCACCGAGGATCTCGTACGGCAGCTGCGTGCCCTCGACGAGATCGCCAAGTCGCGTGGGCAGTCCCTCGCCCAATTGGCGCTGGCCTGGGTGCTGCGCGGCGGCCGGGTGACCTCGGCACTGATCGGCGCGAGCAGCCCGCGGCAGCTGGAGGACAGTGTCGCAGCCATCGGCAACCTGGAGTTCGATCCGGACGAGCTCGCCCGGATCGACGCGATCATCAAGCCGTGA
- a CDS encoding LysR family transcriptional regulator, which translates to MELRHLQHFVAVAEDQHFTRAAERLMVSQSGLSSSIRALERELQAPLFVRTTRRVTLTEAGRALLGEAERILAQVRSAHDAVAAVQGVLRGTLSLGTEQCIAGVHVARLLAAFRRRHPDVEIRLRQAGSGALAEEVAAGRLDLAFAVKTQADTEQLRSVPLTSESMTVLCHPTHHLATAAVLTPEELGGEAFVDFHPDWGPRRTTDAAFAAAGVRRTVTLEVNDVHSLLELVHEGLGIAVVPRHFGLKREAGDLTALPLKGASEASYETVAMLPPPEATSPAARALMSLLDTSEEGV; encoded by the coding sequence ATGGAACTGCGCCACCTTCAGCACTTCGTCGCCGTCGCCGAGGACCAGCACTTCACCCGGGCGGCGGAGCGGCTCATGGTGTCGCAGTCCGGCCTGTCGTCGTCGATCCGCGCCCTGGAGCGGGAGCTGCAGGCTCCGCTCTTCGTCCGCACCACTCGTCGCGTCACCCTCACGGAGGCCGGTCGCGCGCTGCTTGGCGAGGCGGAGCGGATCCTCGCGCAGGTCCGCTCGGCGCACGACGCGGTCGCCGCCGTACAGGGCGTGCTGCGCGGCACCCTCTCCCTCGGCACCGAACAGTGCATCGCCGGAGTGCATGTGGCGAGGCTGCTCGCCGCGTTCCGACGGCGCCACCCCGATGTCGAGATCCGGCTGCGGCAGGCGGGTTCCGGAGCGCTGGCCGAGGAGGTCGCCGCGGGCCGTCTCGATCTGGCCTTCGCCGTCAAGACGCAGGCCGACACCGAGCAGCTGCGTTCGGTGCCGCTGACCAGCGAGTCCATGACCGTGCTCTGCCATCCCACGCACCACCTTGCGACCGCCGCCGTGCTCACGCCCGAGGAGCTGGGTGGCGAGGCCTTCGTCGACTTCCACCCCGACTGGGGGCCGCGCCGCACCACGGACGCGGCCTTCGCGGCGGCGGGCGTGCGACGGACCGTGACCCTTGAGGTCAACGACGTGCACAGCCTTCTGGAGCTCGTCCACGAGGGCCTCGGCATCGCCGTCGTACCACGGCACTTCGGCCTCAAGCGGGAGGCCGGCGATCTCACCGCCCTCCCCCTCAAGGGCGCCTCCGAGGCGTCGTACGAGACCGTCGCCATGCTGCCGCCGCCGGAGGCCACCAGTCCGGCGGCGCGGGCGCTGATGAGTCTTCTCGACACCTCGGAAGAGGGGGTCTGA
- a CDS encoding carotenoid oxygenase family protein, whose translation MTDHTRRTVLRGAAVAAAGGLVGGIGGRAGAAAPPRTQDTRHYPFLEGAFKPVTEELTAFDLPVTGRIPRELNGRFLRNGPNVLGLEDPRAHHWMLGEGMVHGVRLRDGRAEWYRNRWVRSSSVAKKLGEPYPGPVPPDDFPCNTHVIGLDGRILALQESGPLPYELDHELNTVGTYDFRGTLKGAFTAHTKFDAAAGELHAIAYYPTWDHVRHHVIDHTGRVVRSTRIPVADGPMMHDFALTEKYVVIFDLPITFDPAAAERGDLVPYIWNEKHATRVGLLPRAGGEVRWFEVEPVYYSHTLNAYDEGSSVVVDMTTYPAPFFVAGRGSDGPYGAGTASLERWTVDLAHGRVRTRTIDDRPQEFPRVHEALVTRRHRYAYTAAAADMTLAYMTADGNPPDRAFSNALIKHDLFRGTTQVHRLPRDAAAGEAVFVPAQGARAEDDGYAIAYVHNPDRGAADLVILAAQDFMGEPVARIHLPGRVPLGFHGSWIPDA comes from the coding sequence ATGACGGATCACACACGACGGACGGTCCTGCGGGGCGCGGCGGTCGCGGCGGCGGGAGGGCTGGTCGGCGGCATCGGCGGCCGAGCGGGGGCGGCAGCCCCACCCCGCACACAGGACACCCGGCATTACCCCTTCCTCGAGGGGGCGTTCAAGCCCGTCACCGAGGAGCTGACGGCGTTCGATCTGCCGGTCACCGGACGGATCCCGCGCGAACTGAACGGCCGCTTCCTGCGAAACGGCCCCAACGTCCTGGGACTTGAGGACCCTCGTGCCCACCACTGGATGCTCGGCGAGGGCATGGTGCACGGCGTGCGGCTGCGCGACGGCCGCGCCGAGTGGTACCGCAACCGCTGGGTCCGCTCGTCGTCGGTGGCCAAGAAGCTCGGCGAGCCCTACCCCGGGCCCGTGCCGCCGGACGACTTCCCGTGCAACACCCATGTCATCGGCCTGGACGGGCGGATCCTGGCGCTCCAGGAGAGCGGGCCCCTGCCGTACGAACTCGACCACGAGCTCAACACCGTGGGTACCTACGACTTCCGGGGCACTCTCAAGGGGGCCTTCACCGCGCACACCAAGTTCGACGCGGCGGCCGGCGAACTGCACGCGATCGCCTATTACCCGACCTGGGACCATGTCCGGCACCACGTCATCGATCACACGGGCCGGGTCGTGCGGAGCACGAGGATCCCGGTGGCGGACGGGCCGATGATGCACGACTTCGCGCTCACCGAGAAATACGTCGTGATCTTCGATCTGCCCATCACCTTCGACCCCGCGGCCGCGGAGCGTGGCGACCTGGTTCCGTACATCTGGAACGAGAAGCACGCGACGCGCGTCGGCCTGCTGCCGCGCGCGGGCGGCGAGGTCCGCTGGTTCGAGGTCGAGCCGGTCTACTACTCCCACACACTGAACGCGTACGACGAGGGCTCGTCCGTGGTCGTCGACATGACGACCTACCCGGCACCCTTCTTTGTCGCGGGCCGCGGCTCCGACGGACCCTACGGAGCGGGCACCGCCTCGCTCGAACGCTGGACCGTCGACCTGGCCCACGGCCGCGTACGCACCAGGACGATCGACGACCGCCCGCAGGAATTCCCGCGCGTCCACGAGGCGTTGGTGACCCGGCGGCACCGGTACGCCTACACCGCGGCCGCCGCCGACATGACGCTGGCGTACATGACGGCCGACGGAAATCCGCCCGACCGTGCCTTCAGCAACGCGCTGATCAAGCACGACCTGTTCCGGGGGACCACGCAGGTACACCGCCTGCCGCGGGACGCCGCCGCGGGGGAAGCCGTCTTCGTGCCCGCGCAGGGGGCGAGGGCCGAGGACGACGGCTACGCGATCGCGTACGTGCACAACCCCGATCGCGGGGCGGCCGACCTGGTGATCCTGGCCGCCCAGGACTTCATGGGTGAGCCGGTCGCCCGGATCCATCTGCCGGGCCGGGTGCCGCTGGGCTTCCACGGGAGCTGGATTCCGGACGCGTGA
- a CDS encoding DUF664 domain-containing protein: MHAKDILIDAYSRIQEEVHAAVEGLAPDDLNARPAETANSISWLIWHLTRVQDDHVADAAELDQVWLAGGWEKRFGLDLPRRDTGYGHTPAKVAKVRVESGDLLIGYYDAVHEQSMEFVRGLTAKDLERVVDERWTPPVTLGVRLVSVLADDLQHVGQAAYVRGLL, encoded by the coding sequence ATGCATGCAAAGGACATCCTCATCGACGCGTACAGCCGCATCCAGGAAGAAGTCCATGCCGCCGTCGAGGGTCTGGCCCCGGACGACCTCAACGCCCGGCCCGCCGAGACCGCCAACTCCATCTCATGGCTCATCTGGCATCTCACCCGGGTCCAGGACGACCATGTCGCCGACGCCGCCGAGCTGGACCAGGTCTGGCTGGCGGGGGGCTGGGAGAAACGCTTCGGGCTCGATCTGCCCCGCCGGGACACCGGGTACGGTCACACCCCGGCGAAAGTGGCCAAGGTGCGGGTGGAGTCGGGCGATCTGCTGATCGGCTACTACGACGCCGTGCACGAGCAGAGCATGGAGTTCGTGCGCGGGCTGACCGCCAAGGACCTGGAGCGCGTCGTGGACGAGCGCTGGACCCCGCCGGTCACCCTCGGCGTACGGCTGGTCAGCGTCCTGGCCGACGATCTGCAACACGTCGGCCAGGCCGCGTACGTACGCGGGCTGCTGTAG
- a CDS encoding adenosine deaminase translates to MTAPRIDVDTIRRLPKAVLHDHLDGGLRPATLVELAETVGHTLPTTDPLALADWYYEAANSGDLVRYIATFEHTLAVMQSREGLLRTAEEYVLDLAEDGVVYGEVRYAPELMVNGGLTLPEVVETVQEGLAAGMAKAAAAGTPVRVGTLLCGMRMFDRTREIADLAVAFRDGGVVGFDIAGAEDGFPPADHLAAFEHLRGESVPFTIHAGEAHGLPSIHQALQVCGAQRIGHGVRITEDIVDGKLGRLAGWVRDRRIALEMCPTSNLQTGAATSIAEHPITALRDLGFRVTLNTDNRLVSGTTMTREMSLLVEEAGWDVEDLRTVTVNAIKSAFIPFDERNALIRDVVLPGYEAAL, encoded by the coding sequence ATGACCGCGCCCCGCATCGACGTCGACACCATCCGCCGCCTCCCCAAGGCCGTACTGCACGACCACCTCGACGGTGGTCTGCGCCCCGCCACCCTCGTGGAGCTCGCGGAGACGGTCGGCCACACCCTGCCCACCACCGACCCGCTGGCGCTGGCCGACTGGTACTACGAGGCCGCCAACTCCGGTGACCTGGTGCGCTACATAGCCACCTTCGAGCACACCCTCGCCGTGATGCAGTCCCGCGAGGGCCTGCTGCGCACCGCAGAAGAGTACGTCCTCGACCTGGCCGAGGACGGCGTCGTCTACGGCGAGGTCCGGTATGCGCCCGAGCTGATGGTGAACGGCGGCCTCACCCTGCCCGAAGTCGTCGAGACCGTGCAGGAAGGCCTGGCGGCGGGCATGGCCAAGGCGGCCGCCGCCGGTACCCCCGTACGCGTCGGCACCCTGCTGTGCGGCATGCGCATGTTCGACCGCACCCGCGAGATCGCCGACCTGGCGGTGGCGTTCCGGGACGGCGGCGTCGTCGGCTTCGACATCGCGGGCGCCGAGGACGGCTTCCCGCCCGCCGACCACCTGGCCGCCTTCGAGCACCTGCGCGGCGAGAGCGTCCCGTTCACCATCCACGCCGGCGAGGCCCACGGCCTGCCCAGCATCCACCAGGCCCTCCAGGTCTGCGGCGCCCAGCGCATCGGCCACGGCGTCCGCATCACCGAGGACATCGTCGACGGCAAGCTCGGCCGCCTGGCGGGCTGGGTGCGCGACCGCCGTATCGCCCTGGAGATGTGCCCGACGTCCAACCTTCAGACGGGCGCGGCCACCTCCATCGCCGAGCACCCCATCACCGCCCTGCGCGACCTGGGCTTCCGCGTCACCCTCAACACCGACAACCGTCTGGTGTCGGGCACGACGATGACCCGCGAGATGTCGCTGCTGGTCGAGGAGGCGGGCTGGGATGTCGAGGACCTGCGCACGGTCACAGTGAACGCGATCAAGAGCGCGTTCATCCCGTTCGACGAGCGCAACGCCCTCATCCGCGACGTGGTGCTGCCCGGGTACGAGGCCGCGCTCTAG
- a CDS encoding VOC family protein codes for MRRIALVTLVVDDYDEAIRHYTEALGFRLVEDTPRPDGSRWVVVEPGTEGGGSGLLLARAKNEAQRGRIGDQTGGRVGFFLHTDDFARDYARMRAAGVTFLEEPRHEPYGSVVVFQDLYGNRWDLLQPATTA; via the coding sequence ATGAGACGCATCGCCCTGGTCACCCTCGTCGTCGACGACTACGACGAGGCGATCCGCCACTACACCGAAGCCCTCGGATTCCGGCTCGTCGAGGACACGCCGCGCCCCGACGGCTCCCGCTGGGTCGTCGTCGAACCGGGCACCGAGGGCGGCGGCAGCGGGCTGCTGCTGGCCCGGGCCAAGAACGAGGCGCAGCGCGGCCGGATCGGTGACCAGACCGGCGGGCGCGTGGGCTTCTTCCTGCACACCGACGACTTCGCCCGCGACTACGCGCGGATGCGGGCCGCCGGCGTGACCTTCCTGGAAGAGCCGCGCCACGAGCCGTACGGCTCCGTCGTCGTCTTCCAGGACCTGTACGGAAACCGCTGGGACCTGCTCCAGCCGGCCACCACCGCCTGA
- a CDS encoding phosphatase PAP2 family protein, with protein sequence MSAARRIASSREDATDLAGSTAVGSAVAFVLLTLVLIGRDGAALFGDENLASWSVGHRPDVALALARGVTYTGTGIVPYALVAIAGLALGRTARRRILSAVGCLVCLAAAQAVRHGVMSLVARPRPATADWATHASGWSFPSGHTTTSAVTGGLLILAVLARASRGRKSLVLVIGCWAALVGLSRVYLGVHWFSDVLGGWLFSLCWLSLCTYAVARFAPRACSAISAPRLRPGPTTEERRHESHAPSDVPPREIPPHSAP encoded by the coding sequence ATGTCCGCAGCCCGGCGCATCGCGTCGTCGCGCGAGGATGCCACGGACCTCGCCGGTTCGACGGCGGTGGGCAGCGCCGTCGCGTTCGTACTCCTGACGCTGGTCCTGATCGGCCGGGACGGCGCGGCGCTGTTCGGCGACGAGAACCTCGCCTCCTGGTCGGTGGGACACCGCCCGGATGTGGCCCTCGCCCTGGCGCGCGGTGTGACGTACACCGGCACAGGGATCGTTCCGTACGCGCTGGTCGCCATCGCCGGCCTCGCCCTGGGCCGTACGGCGCGCCGGCGGATCCTCTCCGCCGTCGGCTGTCTCGTCTGTCTGGCCGCCGCGCAAGCCGTGCGGCACGGGGTGATGTCCCTGGTCGCCCGCCCCCGCCCCGCGACGGCGGACTGGGCCACGCACGCCTCCGGCTGGTCCTTCCCCTCGGGCCACACCACCACATCCGCCGTCACCGGCGGACTGCTCATTCTCGCGGTGCTCGCGCGGGCTTCGCGCGGAAGAAAGTCGCTCGTTCTGGTCATCGGCTGCTGGGCCGCGCTGGTCGGACTGTCGCGTGTCTACTTGGGAGTTCACTGGTTCTCCGACGTCCTGGGCGGCTGGCTGTTCAGCCTCTGCTGGCTGAGCCTGTGCACCTACGCTGTCGCACGGTTCGCTCCCCGTGCCTGCTCCGCGATATCGGCGCCCCGTCTCCGCCCAGGTCCCACGACGGAAGAGCGCCGCCATGAATCGCACGCCCCGAGCGATGTACCCCCTCGCGAAATCCCCCCTCACTCTGCTCCGTAG
- a CDS encoding sodium-dependent transporter, giving the protein MNRTPRAMYPLAKSPLTLLRSHLGWAVGAAYLAATTMPALGLWLRDTHTIGAAGVLGLPELPFRMPHLLLSLVLFTAGLQVPLHELRALLGRPTALLTGLVLHLVAPLLIIPGVAFALRQSPDTDGGSGMVAAMILIVAMPVAAGATVWTSKGDGDQPTTVGLVLASTIVSPLTAPVTMTALCPLLSGEYAGTLAGAAQSAGSGFALTGVLLPCGAGILCRLALTRRLMDRLLGAAVPAAILGSLLLTYINASGVLGPFLIHPEPVLFVAALAVAATVCGLSFTLGRITARALRLDPPAGASVTLACGMNNSSAGAVLITTTLPDRPHVLLPVLAYSLLQKVAAGRVVRAGRGRGARA; this is encoded by the coding sequence ATGAATCGCACGCCCCGAGCGATGTACCCCCTCGCGAAATCCCCCCTCACTCTGCTCCGTAGCCATCTCGGATGGGCCGTCGGCGCGGCCTATCTCGCCGCCACGACGATGCCGGCCTTGGGTCTGTGGCTGCGCGACACGCACACGATCGGCGCGGCCGGGGTCCTTGGACTGCCTGAACTCCCTTTCAGAATGCCCCATCTCCTGCTGTCCCTCGTCCTGTTCACCGCAGGTCTCCAAGTGCCCCTGCACGAGCTGCGGGCGTTACTCGGACGCCCCACCGCGCTGCTGACCGGGCTCGTCCTTCATCTGGTCGCGCCGCTGCTGATCATCCCAGGGGTCGCGTTCGCGCTGCGGCAGTCGCCCGACACCGACGGGGGCAGCGGCATGGTCGCTGCGATGATCCTGATCGTCGCCATGCCCGTGGCGGCCGGGGCCACCGTGTGGACCAGCAAGGGGGACGGCGATCAGCCGACGACGGTGGGCCTCGTGCTGGCGTCCACGATCGTCAGCCCCCTGACCGCACCGGTCACGATGACAGCGCTGTGCCCGCTGCTGAGCGGTGAGTACGCGGGCACGCTGGCCGGAGCAGCGCAGTCCGCGGGGAGCGGCTTCGCGCTCACGGGGGTCCTGCTGCCCTGCGGCGCCGGAATCCTGTGCCGGCTCGCCCTGACCCGCCGCCTCATGGACCGGCTCCTCGGCGCGGCGGTTCCCGCGGCGATACTCGGTTCGCTGCTGCTGACGTACATCAATGCCAGCGGCGTCCTCGGCCCCTTCCTCATCCACCCGGAACCGGTGTTGTTCGTGGCCGCGTTGGCCGTCGCCGCCACCGTCTGCGGGCTGTCGTTCACGCTGGGCCGGATCACCGCGCGCGCACTGCGCCTCGACCCGCCCGCCGGTGCCTCCGTCACTCTGGCCTGCGGGATGAACAACAGCAGCGCCGGCGCGGTCCTCATCACGACGACGCTGCCCGACCGGCCGCATGTGCTGCTGCCGGTTCTCGCGTACAGCCTGCTGCAGAAGGTGGCAGCGGGCCGTGTCGTGCGGGCCGGGCGAGGTCGCGGTGCGCGCGCATGA